The following coding sequences lie in one Pseudomonas syringae CC1557 genomic window:
- the ileS gene encoding isoleucine--tRNA ligase: MTDYKSTLNLPDTAFPMKAGLPQREPQTLQRWDSIGLYQKLREIGKDRPKFVLHDGPPYANGNIHIGHAVNKILKDMILRSKTLAGFDAPYVPGWDCHGLPIEHKVEVTHGKNLSADRTRELCRAYAAEQIEGQKSEFIRLGVLGDWSNPYLTMNFANEAGEIRALAEMVKGGFVFKGLKPVNWCFDCGSALAEAEVEYQDKKSSTIDVAFPTADEAKLAAAFGLPSLGKPASIVIWTTTPWTIPANQALNVHPEFEYSLVDVGDKLLVLASELVESCLARYKLEGTVIATTTGQALELINFRHPFYDRLSPIYLAEYVELGAGTGIVHCSPAYGVDDFNICKQYGLSNDDIISPVQSNGVYVESLEFFGGQFIFKANQNIIDKLVEVGSLMDTETISHSYMHCWRHKSPLIYRATAQWFVGMDKQPESGETLRKRAVKAIEDTEFVPAWGQARLHSMIANRPDWCISRQRNWGVPIPFFLHKESGDLHPRTVELMEEVAQRVEKEGIEAWFKLDASELLGDEAGKYDKISDTLDVWFDSGTTHWHVLRGSHPMGHESGPRADLYLEGSDQHRGWFHSSLLTGCMLDDHAPYRELLTHGFVVDENGRKMSKSLNNVVAPQKVNDSLGADIMRLWVSATDYSGEMAVSDQILQRSADAYRRIRNTARFLLSNLTGFNPATDILPAEEMLALDRWAVDRTLLLQRELQEHYGEYRFWNVYSKIHNFCVQELGGFYLDIIKDRQYTTAADSTARRSCQTALFHISEALVRWIAPILAFTADELWQFLPGERNESVMLNTWYEGLTEMPAEFDMDRAYWERIMAVKTSVNKEMENLRAAKAIGGNLQAEVTLYAEDSLVADLSKLSNELRFVLITSTASVAPFVSAPADAVVTEVAGLKLKVVKSSHAKCARCWHHREDVGVNPEHPEICGRCVDNISGAGEVRHYA, from the coding sequence ATGACCGACTACAAATCCACGCTAAACCTTCCGGACACCGCCTTCCCTATGAAGGCCGGCCTGCCCCAGCGCGAGCCGCAAACTCTGCAGCGCTGGGACAGCATTGGCCTGTACCAGAAGCTGCGCGAGATTGGCAAGGATCGTCCCAAGTTCGTCCTGCACGACGGTCCTCCGTACGCCAACGGCAATATTCACATCGGTCATGCGGTCAACAAGATTCTCAAGGACATGATCCTGCGTTCCAAGACCCTGGCGGGCTTCGATGCCCCTTATGTGCCGGGCTGGGACTGTCATGGTCTGCCGATTGAACACAAGGTCGAAGTGACCCACGGCAAGAACCTGTCCGCCGATCGCACGCGTGAGCTGTGCCGCGCCTATGCAGCCGAACAGATCGAAGGCCAGAAGTCCGAGTTCATCCGTCTGGGCGTGCTGGGCGACTGGAGCAATCCGTACCTGACCATGAATTTCGCCAACGAAGCCGGGGAAATCCGTGCGCTGGCGGAGATGGTCAAGGGCGGTTTCGTCTTCAAGGGCCTGAAGCCGGTCAACTGGTGTTTCGACTGCGGATCGGCATTGGCCGAAGCCGAAGTCGAATACCAGGACAAGAAATCCTCGACCATCGACGTCGCGTTCCCGACTGCCGACGAGGCTAAGCTGGCCGCAGCGTTCGGCCTGCCTTCGCTGGGCAAGCCTGCGTCCATCGTCATCTGGACTACTACGCCTTGGACCATTCCGGCCAACCAGGCGCTGAACGTTCACCCGGAGTTCGAATATTCGCTGGTCGATGTCGGCGACAAACTGCTGGTGCTGGCGTCCGAGCTGGTCGAAAGCTGTCTGGCCCGTTACAAGCTGGAAGGCACGGTCATCGCGACCACCACCGGTCAGGCGCTGGAACTGATCAATTTCCGCCACCCGTTCTACGACCGTCTGTCGCCGATCTACCTGGCGGAATACGTCGAACTGGGTGCGGGCACCGGTATTGTTCACTGCTCGCCTGCCTATGGCGTGGACGACTTCAATATCTGCAAGCAGTACGGCCTCAGCAACGACGACATCATCAGCCCTGTGCAGAGCAATGGTGTGTATGTCGAGTCGCTGGAGTTTTTCGGTGGCCAGTTCATCTTCAAGGCCAACCAGAACATCATCGACAAGCTGGTCGAAGTCGGCAGCCTCATGGACACCGAAACCATCAGCCACAGCTACATGCACTGCTGGCGCCACAAGTCGCCACTGATTTACCGCGCCACCGCGCAGTGGTTCGTGGGCATGGACAAGCAGCCTGAGAGCGGTGAAACGCTGCGCAAGCGTGCGGTCAAGGCCATCGAAGACACCGAATTCGTACCGGCCTGGGGTCAGGCGCGCCTGCACTCGATGATCGCGAACCGTCCTGACTGGTGCATCTCGCGTCAGCGCAACTGGGGCGTGCCGATTCCGTTCTTCCTGCACAAGGAAAGCGGCGACCTGCACCCACGTACCGTCGAGCTGATGGAAGAAGTGGCCCAGCGCGTCGAGAAAGAGGGCATCGAAGCCTGGTTCAAGCTGGACGCCAGCGAGTTGCTGGGTGACGAAGCCGGCAAGTACGACAAGATCTCCGACACTCTGGACGTCTGGTTTGACTCGGGCACCACGCATTGGCATGTACTGCGCGGTTCGCACCCGATGGGCCATGAAAGCGGTCCGCGTGCCGACCTGTACCTGGAAGGTTCCGACCAGCACCGCGGCTGGTTCCATTCGTCGCTGCTGACCGGTTGCATGCTGGACGACCACGCACCGTATCGCGAACTGCTGACCCACGGGTTTGTGGTCGACGAGAACGGTCGCAAGATGTCCAAGTCGCTGAATAACGTAGTCGCGCCGCAGAAGGTCAACGATTCGCTGGGTGCAGACATCATGCGCCTGTGGGTATCGGCAACTGACTATTCGGGCGAAATGGCGGTTTCCGATCAGATCCTGCAGCGCAGCGCCGATGCCTATCGTCGTATCCGCAACACTGCACGCTTCCTGCTTTCGAACCTGACGGGCTTCAACCCGGCGACCGACATCCTGCCAGCCGAAGAGATGCTCGCGCTGGACCGCTGGGCCGTGGACCGCACCCTGCTGCTGCAACGTGAGCTGCAAGAGCATTACGGTGAATACCGCTTCTGGAACGTGTACTCGAAGATCCACAACTTCTGCGTGCAGGAGCTGGGTGGTTTCTATCTGGACATCATCAAGGATCGCCAGTACACCACGGCTGCCGACAGCACTGCGCGTCGCTCCTGCCAGACCGCGCTGTTCCACATCTCGGAAGCGCTGGTACGCTGGATCGCGCCGATCCTGGCGTTCACCGCCGACGAGCTGTGGCAGTTCCTGCCGGGCGAGCGCAACGAATCGGTGATGCTCAACACCTGGTACGAAGGCCTGACCGAAATGCCTGCCGAGTTCGACATGGACCGCGCCTACTGGGAGCGGATCATGGCGGTGAAGACCTCGGTCAACAAGGAGATGGAAAACCTGCGCGCGGCCAAGGCCATTGGCGGCAACCTGCAGGCTGAAGTGACCTTGTACGCAGAAGATTCACTGGTTGCTGACCTGTCGAAGCTGAGCAACGAACTGCGTTTTGTGCTGATCACCTCGACCGCCAGCGTTGCACCGTTCGTGTCGGCTCCGGCGGATGCGGTGGTCACCGAAGTAGCGGGTCTGAAACTGAAGGTGGTCAAGTCCAGCCACGCCAAGTGTGCCCGTTGCTGGCATCACCGCGAGGATGTCGGTGTGAACCCCGAGCATCCGGAAATCTGCGGCCGTTGCGTAGACAACATCAGCGGTGCAGGCGAGGTGCGTCACTATGCCTAA
- the ispH gene encoding 4-hydroxy-3-methylbut-2-enyl diphosphate reductase: protein MQIKLANPRGFCAGVDRAIEIVNRALEVFGPPIYVRHEVVHNKFVVEDLRSRGAIFVEELDQVPDDVIVIFSAHGVSQAVRTEAAGRGLKVFDATCPLVTKVHIEVARYSRDGRECILIGHAGHPEVEGTMGQYDAINGGAIYLVEDESDVAKLQVRNPDSLAFVTQTTLSMDDTSRVIDALRTRFPAIGGPRKDDICYATQNRQDAVKQLADECDVVLVVGSPNSSNSNRLRELAERMATPAYLIDGAEDMQQSWFDGVQQIGITAGASAPEVLVRGVIQQLHAWGATGADELAGREENITFSMPKELRVKSLL from the coding sequence ATGCAAATCAAACTCGCCAACCCCCGCGGCTTCTGTGCCGGAGTGGATCGTGCGATCGAAATCGTCAATCGTGCTCTGGAAGTGTTTGGTCCGCCGATCTACGTGCGCCATGAAGTTGTTCACAACAAATTTGTCGTCGAAGACCTGCGCTCTCGCGGTGCGATCTTCGTCGAAGAACTGGACCAGGTGCCGGACGACGTCATCGTTATTTTCAGTGCCCACGGTGTTTCCCAGGCCGTTCGCACAGAAGCCGCAGGTCGTGGCCTGAAAGTGTTCGATGCCACCTGCCCGCTGGTCACCAAAGTACATATCGAGGTCGCCCGCTACAGCCGGGACGGTCGCGAGTGCATTCTGATCGGTCATGCCGGTCACCCGGAAGTCGAAGGCACCATGGGTCAGTACGACGCCATCAATGGCGGCGCGATCTATCTGGTCGAGGACGAAAGTGACGTCGCGAAGTTACAGGTCCGCAACCCGGACTCGCTGGCCTTCGTGACCCAGACCACATTGTCGATGGACGATACCAGCCGTGTCATTGACGCCTTGCGCACGCGTTTCCCGGCCATTGGCGGGCCGCGCAAGGACGACATCTGCTACGCCACACAAAACCGTCAGGACGCCGTCAAGCAACTGGCCGACGAGTGCGACGTGGTATTGGTGGTGGGCAGCCCGAACAGCTCCAACTCCAACCGTCTTCGCGAACTGGCCGAGCGCATGGCCACCCCGGCGTACCTGATCGATGGCGCTGAAGACATGCAGCAGAGCTGGTTCGACGGCGTGCAACAGATCGGCATCACCGCCGGTGCATCGGCTCCGGAAGTGCTGGTGCGTGGGGTGATTCAGCAACTGCACGCCTGGGGCGCGACCGGCGCGGATGAGCTGGCGGGTCGTGAGGAGAACATCACCTTCTCGATGCCCAAGGAGCTGCGCGTCAAGTCGCTGCTCTGA
- the rpsT gene encoding 30S ribosomal protein S20, giving the protein MANTPSAKKRAKQAEKRRSHNASLRSMVRTYIKNVVKAIDAKDAEKAQAAYVLAVPVIDRMADKGIIHKNKAARHKGRLNGHIKALSLAAAA; this is encoded by the coding sequence GTGGCCAACACACCTTCCGCCAAAAAACGTGCAAAACAGGCTGAGAAGCGTCGCAGCCACAACGCCAGCCTGCGTTCCATGGTTCGTACCTACATCAAGAATGTAGTTAAAGCCATTGACGCAAAAGACGCAGAAAAAGCGCAAGCCGCTTATGTTCTTGCAGTGCCTGTTATCGACCGTATGGCCGACAAAGGCATCATCCACAAGAACAAGGCTGCTCGCCATAAAGGTCGTCTGAACGGTCACATCAAGGCTCTGAGCCTTGCTGCTGCAGCCTAA
- a CDS encoding acyl-CoA dehydrogenase, which translates to MPHPAITAQLAVATEDLGHARQGLQQTLDYLREQGQPWSFSNLHRIVDDPYVISKVGDLQIRLDVAAALLERAQRLEGSSEQRLIASSEAVIASADALQAVGNIQYELTGQRISLPAQPHREPLRWHYQVIGNQRLNGVVPPQLQE; encoded by the coding sequence ATGCCTCATCCCGCTATCACCGCGCAACTGGCCGTCGCCACCGAAGACCTTGGCCACGCCCGCCAAGGCTTGCAACAAACTCTTGATTACCTGCGCGAGCAGGGCCAGCCGTGGTCATTCAGCAATCTGCACCGCATTGTCGATGACCCTTATGTGATCAGCAAAGTCGGCGATCTGCAGATTCGTCTGGACGTTGCTGCTGCCTTGCTGGAGCGCGCGCAACGCCTGGAAGGTTCGTCAGAGCAGCGCTTGATCGCCAGCAGCGAGGCGGTTATCGCCAGTGCCGATGCGCTTCAGGCGGTCGGCAACATTCAGTACGAACTCACCGGGCAACGCATTTCGCTGCCAGCCCAGCCCCATCGCGAACCGTTGCGCTGGCACTACCAGGTGATCGGCAATCAACGCCTCAACGGCGTCGTGCCGCCGCAGCTTCAGGAGTAG
- a CDS encoding LLM class flavin-dependent oxidoreductase produces the protein MSRQIRLNAFDMNCVGHQSPGLWAHPRDRSWQYKDLEYWTDLAKILERGKFDGLFIADVLGIYDVYRGNGEAAIRQATQVPVNDPLQLIPPMALVTEHLGFGLTASLSFEHPYPFARRISTLDHLTKGRAGWNIVTSYLESGAKNLGHKTLTEHDARYDYAEEYLEVCYKLWEGSWEEGAILRDRERRVFSDPSKIHEIRHVGKHFQVPGIHLCEPSPQRTPVLYQAGASSRGKQFAAEHAECVFVAAPSKVLLKKTVADIRRRTAEAGRDPAKVLIFNLQTVILGETDAKAKAKFEEYKSWVSYEGAMALISGWTGIDFSQFKPDEPLRHVHTNAIQSAVETFSTADPNTVWTPQALADWVGIGGFGPLFVGSPETVADLLQEWVEETDVDGFNLAYALTHETFIDAVELLVPELQKRGVYKTEYASGTLREKLFGDGPRLEADHPGAAFRDLAALNRNRQTESA, from the coding sequence ATGTCTCGTCAAATACGCCTCAATGCCTTCGACATGAATTGCGTAGGCCATCAATCGCCAGGTCTTTGGGCGCACCCGCGTGACCGTTCGTGGCAGTACAAGGACCTGGAATACTGGACTGATCTGGCCAAAATTCTTGAGCGTGGCAAGTTCGACGGGCTGTTCATCGCTGACGTGCTGGGCATCTACGATGTCTATCGCGGCAATGGCGAAGCCGCTATCCGCCAAGCCACGCAGGTGCCGGTCAATGACCCGTTGCAATTGATCCCGCCCATGGCATTGGTCACCGAACATCTGGGTTTTGGCTTGACGGCGTCGTTGTCGTTCGAGCATCCGTACCCGTTCGCGCGCCGTATTTCTACGCTGGACCACCTGACCAAGGGCCGGGCGGGCTGGAATATCGTGACGTCTTATCTGGAAAGCGGTGCGAAGAATCTGGGACACAAGACCCTGACTGAACACGATGCGCGCTACGACTATGCCGAGGAGTACCTGGAGGTTTGTTACAAACTGTGGGAGGGCAGCTGGGAAGAGGGCGCCATTCTGCGTGACCGCGAGCGGCGGGTGTTCAGCGACCCGAGCAAGATTCATGAAATTCGCCACGTCGGCAAACACTTTCAGGTCCCCGGCATCCATTTGTGTGAGCCTTCGCCGCAACGCACACCGGTTCTTTATCAGGCCGGCGCTTCAAGCCGTGGCAAGCAGTTTGCCGCCGAGCATGCCGAGTGTGTGTTCGTGGCTGCGCCGTCCAAGGTGCTGCTGAAAAAGACCGTTGCTGATATTCGCCGCCGTACTGCCGAAGCGGGTCGTGACCCGGCCAAGGTGCTGATCTTCAATTTGCAGACGGTGATCCTCGGTGAAACCGACGCAAAGGCGAAAGCCAAATTCGAAGAGTACAAAAGCTGGGTCAGTTACGAGGGAGCCATGGCGCTGATATCTGGCTGGACCGGTATCGACTTCAGCCAGTTCAAGCCTGACGAGCCGCTGCGGCATGTGCACACCAATGCCATTCAGTCGGCCGTCGAGACTTTTTCCACCGCCGACCCGAACACCGTCTGGACCCCGCAGGCGCTGGCCGATTGGGTAGGTATCGGTGGGTTCGGTCCCTTGTTTGTCGGCAGCCCGGAAACCGTTGCGGACCTGTTGCAGGAGTGGGTTGAAGAAACGGATGTCGACGGATTCAATCTGGCCTACGCGCTGACCCATGAAACCTTTATTGATGCGGTTGAACTGTTGGTGCCGGAACTGCAGAAACGCGGCGTCTACAAGACCGAATACGCCTCAGGCACGTTGCGTGAGAAGCTGTTTGGCGACGGCCCGCGCCTGGAAGCAGACCATCCGGGGGCTGCCTTCCGCGACCTGGCAGCACTGAACCGTAACCGGCAGACCGAGAGTGCCTGA
- the lspA gene encoding signal peptidase II, with protein sequence MPNASFGRLAWLWLTVLIVVIDQASKYYFENALSLYQQIVVIPDFFSWTLAYNTGAAFSFLADGAGWQRWLFALIAIVVSAVLVVWLKRLGRDDTWLAIALALVLGGALGNLYDRIVLGHVIDFILVHWENRWYFPAFNVADSAITVGAIMLALDMFKSKKTGETVND encoded by the coding sequence ATGCCTAACGCCTCGTTTGGCCGGCTGGCCTGGCTGTGGTTGACCGTGCTGATTGTGGTGATAGACCAGGCCAGCAAGTATTACTTCGAGAATGCGTTGAGCCTGTATCAGCAGATCGTGGTGATTCCGGATTTCTTCAGCTGGACCCTGGCCTACAACACGGGTGCTGCCTTCAGCTTTCTGGCAGATGGTGCCGGTTGGCAGCGCTGGTTGTTCGCCCTGATCGCGATTGTAGTCAGCGCGGTACTGGTGGTCTGGCTCAAGCGTCTCGGTCGCGATGACACCTGGCTGGCCATTGCGCTGGCGCTGGTGCTGGGCGGCGCGTTGGGTAATCTCTATGACCGCATCGTATTGGGTCATGTGATCGACTTCATTTTGGTTCACTGGGAAAACCGCTGGTATTTCCCGGCCTTCAACGTCGCCGACAGTGCAATCACCGTCGGCGCGATCATGCTGGCGCTGGACATGTTCAAGAGCAAAAAAACCGGAGAGACCGTCAATGACTGA
- a CDS encoding SfnB family sulfur acquisition oxidoreductase, which produces MSNPSPTPPSANVIASDAEAIAVARALASRFAEEASLRDRERRLPFAELDEFSASGLWAITIPKAYGGAGVSYVTVAEVIKIISAADPSLGQIPQNHLGVLDILLQTGTEEQKRHYFGKALAGYRFGNAFSESKSKNAGAFQTRIRFEGEQAVLDGEKFYCTGALFAHIVPVAGVNEQNKAFIAFVERNNPGLTIIDNWDGFGQRTTASGGAVLKDVRVPSSAVIPAHRAFDEPTADGPISQIIQAAVDTGIAHGAFEETLKHARLARPWIDSQQDFGWQDPFSIAAIGDLQWRLHGTDAILAKAGRAIDHALAEPSEASVAQASVVVAQAKVLSAQIALLASSTLFELAGTRSVLGKLNLDRYWRNARTHTLHDPARWKYHLIGNQVLNNIPPPRHAWN; this is translated from the coding sequence ATGAGTAACCCATCCCCGACGCCGCCCAGCGCAAACGTGATTGCCTCGGACGCCGAAGCCATCGCAGTCGCCAGGGCACTGGCCAGCCGTTTTGCCGAAGAGGCTTCGCTACGTGATCGCGAACGCCGTCTACCGTTTGCCGAGCTGGATGAATTCTCCGCCAGCGGCCTGTGGGCCATCACCATTCCCAAGGCCTATGGCGGCGCTGGCGTTTCCTACGTCACGGTCGCAGAAGTGATCAAGATTATTTCGGCCGCCGACCCTTCGCTAGGACAGATCCCGCAAAACCACCTGGGCGTGCTCGATATCCTTTTGCAGACCGGCACCGAAGAGCAGAAGCGTCATTACTTCGGTAAGGCGTTGGCGGGTTACCGCTTCGGCAATGCGTTTTCGGAATCGAAAAGCAAGAACGCCGGAGCCTTCCAGACCCGCATTCGTTTCGAGGGCGAGCAGGCCGTGCTGGACGGTGAGAAGTTCTACTGCACCGGTGCGTTGTTCGCGCACATCGTGCCGGTAGCCGGTGTCAATGAACAGAATAAGGCCTTCATTGCCTTCGTCGAACGCAACAATCCGGGCCTGACCATCATCGATAACTGGGACGGATTCGGTCAGCGCACCACGGCCAGTGGCGGCGCGGTCCTGAAAGACGTACGGGTGCCGTCGAGCGCGGTGATCCCGGCGCATCGGGCGTTCGATGAACCGACCGCCGACGGGCCTATCTCGCAGATCATCCAGGCAGCGGTGGACACCGGTATCGCCCATGGCGCATTTGAAGAAACCCTCAAGCACGCACGTCTGGCGCGGCCGTGGATCGACAGCCAGCAGGATTTCGGCTGGCAGGACCCATTCAGCATTGCTGCCATTGGTGACTTGCAATGGCGACTGCACGGCACCGACGCGATCCTTGCCAAGGCCGGGCGTGCCATCGATCACGCCTTGGCTGAACCGAGCGAAGCCAGCGTCGCGCAAGCGTCGGTGGTGGTTGCGCAGGCCAAAGTGCTGTCGGCGCAGATTGCCTTGCTCGCCAGCAGCACACTGTTCGAACTGGCCGGTACTCGCTCGGTATTGGGCAAGCTCAACCTTGATCGCTATTGGCGCAATGCACGCACCCACACGCTGCATGACCCGGCGCGCTGGAAATACCACCTGATCGGCAATCAGGTGCTCAACAACATCCCGCCGCCACGTCACGCCTGGAACTGA
- the murJ gene encoding murein biosynthesis integral membrane protein MurJ yields the protein MNLLKSLAAVSSITMVSRVLGFIRDTIIARTFGAGMATDAFFIAFKLPNLLRRIFAEGAFSQAFVPILAEYKSQQGEEATRTFVAYVTGLLTLALALVTLLGVIFAPWVIWATAPGFVDTPEKFALTSDLLRVTFPYILLISLSSMAGAILNTWNRFSVPAFVPTLLNVSMIFFALFLTPYFDPPVMALGWAVLVGGLLQLLYQLPHLKKIGMLVLPRLNLRDTGVWRVMKQMLPAILGVSVSQISLIINTIFASFLVAGSVSWMYYADRLMELPSGVLGVALGTILLPILSKTYAQRDRQEYSRILDWGLRLCFVLVLPCTLALGLLAEPLTVSLFQYGKFDALDSAMTQRALVAYSVGLLGIILIKVLAPGFYAQQNIRTPVKIAIFTLIVTQLLNLAFIVPLQHAGLALAISVGACINAGLLFWQLRKQQLFQPQPGWTKFLLKLVVAVTVMSAVLLGMMHFMPAWDHGQMLERFLRLGALVAAGVVTYFAMLLLLGFRLRDFARKAVM from the coding sequence ATGAATCTACTCAAGTCACTTGCCGCCGTCAGCTCTATCACCATGGTTTCCCGGGTTCTGGGCTTCATTCGCGACACCATTATCGCGCGCACTTTCGGCGCCGGAATGGCAACGGATGCGTTTTTCATTGCCTTCAAACTGCCCAATCTGCTGCGGCGCATTTTTGCCGAAGGGGCTTTTTCCCAGGCATTCGTGCCGATTCTGGCTGAATACAAGAGCCAGCAGGGCGAGGAGGCGACCCGCACGTTTGTTGCGTACGTGACCGGGCTGCTGACGCTGGCGCTGGCGCTGGTGACGCTGCTGGGCGTTATTTTCGCGCCTTGGGTGATCTGGGCCACGGCGCCAGGCTTTGTCGACACGCCAGAAAAGTTTGCGCTGACCTCGGATCTGCTGCGCGTGACCTTTCCTTATATATTGCTGATTTCCCTGTCCTCGATGGCCGGTGCGATTCTCAATACCTGGAACCGCTTCTCGGTGCCTGCATTCGTGCCGACGCTGCTCAACGTCAGCATGATCTTCTTCGCGCTGTTCCTTACCCCTTACTTCGATCCTCCGGTGATGGCGCTGGGCTGGGCAGTGCTGGTCGGCGGCTTGCTACAGTTGCTGTACCAGCTGCCGCACCTGAAAAAGATCGGCATGCTGGTGCTGCCGCGTCTGAATCTGCGTGATACCGGCGTCTGGCGGGTCATGAAACAGATGCTGCCCGCCATCCTCGGCGTGTCAGTCAGTCAGATTTCTCTGATCATCAATACGATTTTTGCCTCGTTCCTCGTCGCCGGCTCGGTGTCGTGGATGTACTACGCAGACCGCTTGATGGAATTGCCATCCGGCGTGCTGGGGGTTGCGCTGGGTACGATTCTGCTGCCGATCCTGTCCAAAACCTACGCACAACGGGATCGTCAGGAGTATTCACGGATTCTCGACTGGGGGCTGCGTCTGTGTTTTGTGCTGGTGCTGCCTTGCACGCTGGCGCTGGGGTTGCTTGCCGAACCGTTGACCGTTTCGCTGTTTCAATACGGCAAGTTCGATGCGCTGGACTCGGCCATGACCCAGCGTGCGCTGGTCGCCTATTCGGTCGGGCTGCTGGGGATCATCCTGATCAAGGTGCTGGCACCCGGCTTTTATGCTCAACAAAATATCCGCACCCCGGTGAAAATCGCGATCTTCACCCTCATCGTCACTCAGTTGCTCAACCTTGCGTTTATAGTGCCGTTGCAGCATGCAGGGCTGGCGCTGGCGATTAGCGTGGGCGCGTGCATCAACGCCGGCCTGCTGTTCTGGCAGTTGCGCAAGCAACAGCTGTTTCAGCCGCAGCCGGGCTGGACGAAGTTTCTGCTGAAACTGGTCGTTGCAGTTACCGTGATGTCGGCCGTCCTGCTGGGGATGATGCATTTCATGCCCGCGTGGGACCACGGACAAATGCTTGAGCGCTTTCTGCGTCTCGGTGCGCTGGTGGCGGCGGGTGTCGTGACCTATTTTGCAATGCTTCTGTTACTCGGCTTTCGCCTCCGGGATTTCGCCCGCAAGGCGGTCATGTAG
- the ribF gene encoding bifunctional riboflavin kinase/FAD synthetase, translating into MQLVRGLHNLRPEHRGCVATIGNFDGVHRGHQAILARLRERAVELGVPSCVVIFEPQPREFFAPDTAPARLARLRDKLELLEAEGVDRVLCLSFNQRLCKLSAASFVETVLIDGLGVLHLEVGDDFRFGFDRVGDFDFLQQAGTTYGFTVEAAQTVEIDGIRVSSTKVRKALAASDFALAERMLGRPFQITGRVLHGQKLARQLGTPTANVQLKRRRVPLSGVYLVSMDIDGKAWPGVANIGVRPTVAGDGSAHLEVHLLDFAGDLYGRRLTVAFHHKLRDEQRFASLEALKTAINADVAAARAHWHG; encoded by the coding sequence ATGCAGCTGGTTAGAGGCCTTCACAACCTGCGCCCCGAACATCGGGGCTGCGTCGCCACGATTGGCAATTTCGACGGTGTACACCGCGGCCACCAGGCTATCCTGGCGAGGTTGCGTGAGCGTGCCGTCGAGTTGGGTGTGCCCAGCTGCGTGGTGATTTTCGAGCCACAGCCGCGTGAGTTTTTTGCGCCCGACACGGCTCCGGCACGCCTGGCGCGTTTGCGCGACAAGCTTGAGCTGCTTGAAGCCGAGGGCGTTGACCGGGTACTTTGCCTGTCCTTCAATCAGCGCCTGTGCAAACTCAGTGCGGCGAGTTTCGTGGAAACCGTGCTGATCGACGGTCTGGGTGTTCTGCACCTCGAAGTGGGCGACGATTTTCGTTTTGGCTTTGACCGGGTCGGTGACTTTGACTTCCTGCAACAGGCCGGCACAACTTATGGCTTTACCGTAGAAGCGGCGCAGACCGTTGAGATCGATGGCATCCGGGTCAGCAGTACCAAAGTGCGTAAAGCCCTGGCTGCGTCGGATTTTGCCCTTGCCGAGCGTATGCTGGGTCGTCCGTTCCAGATAACCGGACGGGTATTGCATGGCCAGAAGCTGGCGCGGCAATTGGGTACGCCCACCGCCAACGTACAACTCAAGCGTCGTCGCGTGCCGCTGAGCGGGGTTTACCTGGTCAGCATGGACATCGACGGCAAGGCTTGGCCGGGGGTCGCCAATATTGGTGTGCGCCCGACAGTGGCCGGTGATGGCAGTGCCCACCTTGAGGTGCATCTTCTGGATTTTGCCGGCGACCTTTACGGCCGGCGTTTAACGGTGGCTTTCCACCACAAGCTACGTGATGAGCAGCGTTTTGCCTCGCTTGAGGCGCTCAAGACGGCGATCAATGCGGACGTCGCCGCCGCCCGTGCCCATTGGCATGGTTAA
- a CDS encoding FKBP-type peptidyl-prolyl cis-trans isomerase has product MTEQPSTQGSSGELRIGQNTQVTLHFALRLENGDTVDSTFEKAPATFKVGDGNLLPGFEMAIFGFKAGDKKTVQIPPENAFGQPNPQNVQIMPRSQFVGMELSEGLLVIFNDAANTELPGVVKAFDDEQVTIDFNHPLAGKTLSFEVEIFEVQAILAS; this is encoded by the coding sequence ATGACTGAGCAACCTTCGACTCAAGGCTCGTCTGGCGAGCTGCGCATCGGTCAGAACACACAGGTCACCTTGCACTTCGCCCTGCGTCTGGAAAACGGTGATACCGTCGACAGTACGTTCGAAAAGGCGCCTGCCACGTTCAAGGTCGGCGACGGCAACTTGCTGCCCGGTTTTGAAATGGCGATTTTCGGTTTCAAGGCGGGCGACAAAAAGACCGTGCAGATTCCACCGGAAAACGCCTTTGGTCAGCCCAACCCACAAAACGTGCAGATCATGCCACGCTCGCAGTTCGTGGGCATGGAGCTGTCCGAGGGGTTGCTGGTGATCTTCAATGACGCGGCCAACACCGAGTTGCCCGGCGTGGTGAAAGCCTTCGATGACGAGCAGGTCACCATCGACTTCAATCACCCGCTGGCGGGCAAGACCCTGAGCTTCGAAGTGGAAATATTCGAAGTGCAGGCGATTCTGGCTTCCTGA